DNA sequence from the Gemmatimonadaceae bacterium genome:
GCGCTCATCTCGGCCACTGACGACGAACTTGACACGCTCCGAACAAATGTGGCGCTTGCGTGCCTCTCCCCCTAGGTACTACCCTTAGATACGAGGAGGAGAGGAGACAATGGCGCTACTTCGGGGAACCCTGGATCCGATCGTGCTCAAGACCGTGTCGTGGTCGCCGATGCACGCCTTCGAAATCACGGCCTGGATCGAACAGCGATCGGACGGCCGCGTCGAGGTCGAGGACGCGGCGCTGCTGCAGGCGCTCCACCGGCTCGAGGACCGCCGGCTTATTGCCGCCGAGTGGGGGGTGACGAAGAACGGGCGGCGGGCAAGGTACTATAGAATCACGCCCGCCGGGCGGGAGCATCTCAAGGCGGAGTCGAGCCGCCTCGTCGATCACCTCGACGCGGTCGTCGCCATCCTCAGCGCGAAGACGGCGAAGTAGAGTCCAGCGCCATGCGCTTCCATGTTCGGCCGGGCGTGCGCCGGCTGTTCAGAGTGCCACCCGCGACGGGTCAAGCCGCGACCCGCGAGCTCGACGACGAGTTGGCGGCACTCTTAGCGAATCGGGTCGAGCATCTCATCGAGCGCGGCATGTCGCCGGATGAGGCACACGCGGAAGCGGTGAGGCGTCTCGGCGCATCGCTCGACGACGTGCGCCGCCGGCTGCACGAGTCCGCCCAGCAACGGGAGCGTCGCATGCGATTGGGTGAATGGATCGACAGCGTGGTGCAAGACGTGAGATACGCCGCGCTGGGCCTTGCCCGGCGGCCGGGGTTCACGGCGGTGGCCGTGCTCACGATGGCTATCGGCGTCGGAGCGACGACCGCCATCTTCAGCGCCATCAACGTCCTCTTGCTTCGCCCGCTCCCGTACGCGCGGCCGACGGAGTTG
Encoded proteins:
- a CDS encoding helix-turn-helix transcriptional regulator; translation: MALLRGTLDPIVLKTVSWSPMHAFEITAWIEQRSDGRVEVEDAALLQALHRLEDRRLIAAEWGVTKNGRRARYYRITPAGREHLKAESSRLVDHLDAVVAILSAKTAK